A region from the Sandaracinus amylolyticus genome encodes:
- a CDS encoding alpha/beta hydrolase, translating to MARTGRTLAIFASALLASCFEDTSTPIVTDVDREVFMDFASSDLYGAPFPGEHLVGDDGAIDLSRATNPVGSTIVDQIHDALATVDGFGTTSPIHFRLDGPIDTSLLPDARASVTSSSPILLLDVDPESPFHGALHPFRASFDVDAGPYAGPNLLTLLPVQGRPLRPRTRYAAILTRALRGDDDQPFVRAPALDALLAGETPDGLSERAASAFRDALDRLRELETVALDDVVALTVFRTGDPLEVLRRAVAATEGAHAPALETAFEARETFDDYCVFEGAMRVPVFQQGEPPFQREGGAWALDDDGAPVRQREETARVWITIPRTTMPAAGFPTTMLIRTGAGGDRPLVDRGARAEEGGPALAPGTGPALEFARAGFAGISIEGPHGGSRNVSGGDEQFLVFNIQNPIALRDNLRQSALELVLLARALDTLTIDASSCEGFASEDGSARFDTAHLALFGHSMGASIAPLAAAFEPRFAALVLSGAGASWIENVVYKERPIATRPLAEALLRYTGRRQLTEHDVMLGLLQWAGEAADAQVYAPLLVHAPEVGAPRHVLMFQGIVDRYILPPIANPLSLALGVDRAGPALDADDPRLDAYDTLEHLLWLSTRGLVDLPAAGNVEIDDAIVTAVVAQHAEDGIEDGHETAFQTEAPKAQYRCFLRTFARDEAPRVPDPGVSDPSCE from the coding sequence ATGGCGCGCACCGGACGTACGCTCGCGATCTTCGCCTCCGCGCTGCTCGCGTCGTGCTTCGAGGACACCTCGACGCCGATCGTCACGGACGTCGATCGCGAGGTGTTCATGGACTTCGCGTCGAGCGATCTCTACGGCGCGCCGTTCCCCGGCGAGCACCTCGTCGGCGACGACGGTGCGATCGATCTCTCGCGCGCGACGAACCCCGTCGGCAGCACGATCGTCGATCAGATCCACGACGCGCTCGCGACCGTCGACGGCTTCGGCACGACGTCGCCGATCCACTTCCGTCTCGACGGCCCGATCGACACGTCGCTCCTGCCGGACGCGCGCGCGAGCGTGACGTCGAGCTCGCCGATCCTGCTCCTCGACGTCGATCCCGAGTCGCCCTTCCACGGCGCGTTGCACCCGTTCCGCGCGTCGTTCGACGTCGACGCCGGTCCGTATGCGGGCCCGAACCTCCTCACGCTCCTGCCGGTGCAGGGACGCCCGCTCCGGCCGCGCACGCGCTACGCCGCCATCCTCACGCGCGCGCTGCGCGGCGACGACGATCAGCCGTTCGTCCGCGCGCCCGCGCTCGACGCGCTGCTCGCGGGCGAGACCCCGGATGGCCTCTCCGAGCGCGCGGCGAGCGCGTTCCGCGACGCGCTCGATCGGCTCCGCGAGCTCGAGACGGTCGCGCTCGACGACGTCGTCGCGCTCACCGTGTTCCGCACCGGCGATCCGCTCGAGGTGCTGCGCCGCGCGGTCGCCGCGACCGAAGGCGCGCATGCGCCCGCGCTCGAGACCGCGTTCGAGGCGCGCGAGACCTTCGACGACTACTGCGTCTTCGAGGGCGCGATGCGCGTGCCCGTGTTCCAGCAGGGCGAGCCGCCCTTCCAGCGCGAAGGCGGCGCGTGGGCGCTCGACGACGACGGCGCGCCGGTCCGCCAGCGCGAAGAGACGGCGCGCGTGTGGATCACGATCCCGCGCACCACGATGCCCGCGGCGGGCTTCCCGACCACGATGCTGATCCGCACCGGCGCGGGCGGAGATCGTCCGCTGGTCGATCGCGGCGCGCGCGCCGAGGAAGGCGGCCCCGCGCTCGCGCCGGGCACCGGTCCCGCGCTCGAATTCGCGCGCGCAGGGTTCGCGGGGATCAGCATCGAGGGGCCGCACGGTGGCTCGCGCAACGTGAGCGGCGGCGACGAGCAGTTCCTCGTCTTCAACATCCAGAACCCGATCGCGCTGCGCGACAACCTGCGTCAGTCGGCGCTCGAGCTGGTGCTGCTCGCGCGCGCGCTCGACACGCTCACGATCGACGCGTCGTCGTGCGAGGGCTTCGCCTCCGAGGACGGCAGCGCGCGCTTCGACACCGCGCACCTCGCGCTCTTCGGTCACTCGATGGGCGCGTCGATCGCACCGCTCGCCGCGGCGTTCGAGCCGCGCTTCGCCGCGCTCGTGCTGAGCGGCGCAGGCGCGAGCTGGATCGAGAACGTCGTGTACAAGGAGCGCCCGATCGCGACGCGCCCGCTCGCCGAGGCGCTCCTCCGCTACACGGGGCGTCGCCAGCTCACCGAGCACGACGTGATGCTCGGCCTCCTGCAGTGGGCGGGCGAGGCCGCGGACGCGCAGGTCTACGCGCCGCTGCTCGTGCACGCGCCGGAGGTCGGCGCGCCGCGACACGTGCTGATGTTCCAGGGCATCGTGGATCGCTACATCCTGCCGCCGATCGCGAACCCGCTGTCGCTCGCGCTCGGGGTCGATCGTGCGGGCCCCGCGCTCGACGCGGACGATCCGCGCCTCGATGCGTACGACACGCTCGAGCACCTCCTGTGGCTCAGCACGCGCGGCCTCGTCGATCTCCCGGCTGCCGGCAACGTGGAGATCGACGATGCGATCGTCACCGCGGTCGTCGCGCAGCACGCCGAGGACGGCATCGAGGACGGCCACGAGACGGCGTTCCAGACCGAGGCACCGAAGGCGCAGTACCGATGCTTCCTCCGCACGTTCGCGCGCGACGAAGCGCCGCGCGTGCCCGATCCCGGCGTGTCCGATCCTTCGTGCGAATGA
- a CDS encoding amidase, with amino-acid sequence MNDIVMIETLPARTVREDPLTWSGTRIAQAIRTGERTSEEIVGLHLAHMQRVNPRLNAVVRARADDALAEARRADEAPKSAALPRFHGVPCTIKETFALTGMPLTAGLVARREIVSETDAVAVRRMRAMGAIPLGVTNVSELCMWMESHNTVYGRCHNPYDASRTVGGSSGGEGAAIGAGIAPFGLGADVGGSIRMPAFFNGVFGHKPTGGLVPNAGQWPIAHGPALRYLCSGPIARRAEDLWPLLCDLAGPDAASPECVECVAGDPSEVSLEGLRVLHVADNGLNRVHRELAAAQERAARHLEARGARVERMRIPALAESVLIWAAMMSDAGGEEFADMLFGARRPLLPELARFVVGRSPHTLPALALAALEQIPKRLPGDTSKTVAKGHALKRELVERIGDGVMLYPSYTRPAPRHNMPLLTPIDWAYCAVINVMELPSTQVPLGLGSEGLPLGCQVIGRHRNDHVTIAVALELERAFGGWVPPALLRR; translated from the coding sequence GTGAACGACATCGTGATGATCGAGACCCTCCCCGCGCGCACCGTGCGCGAAGATCCGCTGACCTGGTCCGGCACCCGCATCGCGCAGGCGATCCGCACCGGCGAGCGCACCAGCGAGGAGATCGTCGGCCTGCACCTCGCGCACATGCAGCGCGTCAACCCGCGCCTCAACGCGGTCGTGCGCGCGCGCGCCGACGACGCGCTCGCGGAGGCACGCCGCGCGGACGAGGCGCCGAAGAGCGCCGCGCTGCCGCGCTTCCACGGCGTGCCGTGCACGATCAAGGAGACGTTCGCGCTCACCGGCATGCCGCTCACGGCGGGGCTGGTCGCGCGCCGCGAGATCGTCAGCGAGACCGACGCGGTCGCGGTGCGTCGCATGCGCGCGATGGGCGCGATCCCGCTCGGCGTGACGAACGTGTCCGAGCTCTGCATGTGGATGGAGAGCCACAACACGGTCTACGGGCGCTGCCACAACCCGTACGACGCGTCGCGTACCGTCGGCGGCAGCTCGGGCGGCGAAGGCGCGGCGATCGGCGCGGGCATCGCGCCGTTCGGCCTCGGCGCCGACGTCGGCGGATCGATCCGCATGCCCGCGTTCTTCAACGGCGTGTTCGGCCACAAGCCGACCGGCGGGCTCGTGCCGAACGCGGGGCAGTGGCCGATCGCGCACGGTCCCGCGCTCCGCTACCTGTGCAGCGGACCGATCGCACGTCGCGCGGAGGATCTCTGGCCGCTGCTCTGCGATCTCGCGGGCCCCGATGCCGCGAGCCCGGAGTGCGTCGAGTGCGTCGCCGGCGATCCGAGCGAGGTGTCGCTCGAGGGGCTGCGGGTGCTGCACGTCGCCGACAACGGCCTCAACCGCGTGCATCGCGAGCTCGCCGCGGCACAGGAACGCGCGGCGCGTCACCTCGAGGCGCGCGGCGCGCGCGTCGAGCGCATGCGCATCCCGGCGCTCGCCGAGTCCGTCCTGATCTGGGCCGCGATGATGAGCGACGCGGGCGGCGAGGAGTTCGCGGACATGCTCTTCGGCGCGCGTCGCCCGCTCCTGCCGGAGCTCGCGCGCTTCGTCGTCGGTCGCAGCCCTCACACGCTCCCGGCGCTCGCGCTCGCGGCGCTCGAGCAGATCCCGAAGCGACTGCCGGGCGACACCTCGAAGACCGTCGCGAAGGGCCACGCGCTCAAGCGCGAGCTCGTCGAGCGCATCGGCGACGGAGTGATGCTGTATCCGTCGTACACGCGCCCCGCGCCGCGCCACAACATGCCGCTGCTCACGCCGATCGACTGGGCGTACTGCGCGGTGATCAACGTGATGGAGCTGCCGAGCACGCAGGTCCCGCTGGGCCTCGGCAGCGAGGGCCTTCCGCTCGGCTGTCAGGTCATCGGGCGTCATCGCAACGACCACGTGACCATCGCCGTGGCGCTGGAGCTCGAGCGCGCGTTCGGCGGATGGGTCCCTCCGGCGCTGCTGCGCCGCTGA
- a CDS encoding serine/threonine-protein kinase translates to MRDSLEVLIETDVPERAREEHAPELPTLRRFAGYELLGRIAVGGMAEVFLARERSEGAARLLALKVIRASLERDAGFAEMFMREGAVALGLRHPNVCHVYRFGVESGHAYLAMELVAGTSVRELIVYARKTRTRIPPHVAAKIASSVAEALHSAHVARDERGRALEVVHQDVSPHNVMVAWDGTVKLLDFGVAQSSLETTRDDPAKDTASDTDGHTIVRGKLAYLSPEQCTGAKIDARSDVFSLGIVLHEMLTGERIFRRDGPAATMRAIAVEPLKDDAFAGIPAGLARVLVKALARSPRHRYASAAEMQEDLERYLADERMVVTSAKIATALQQIVGDAYGRPPELDARPEVVAALPEPRADATALPFPLVRERAPARGSRVAWVIAALAVIALVAMGVVTTMRAGSVEPRAVEVAPVAAPPSEPIVVEEPAAVAPEVVEPAPVEVAPAAPAHVEPPAAQAETESVSAARERRRAERARRRASVPTTPGGFVEDPGF, encoded by the coding sequence ATGCGGGACTCGCTCGAGGTCCTGATCGAGACCGACGTGCCGGAGCGCGCGCGCGAGGAGCACGCGCCGGAGCTTCCGACGCTGCGACGCTTCGCGGGGTACGAGCTGCTCGGGCGGATCGCCGTCGGCGGGATGGCCGAGGTGTTCCTCGCGCGCGAGCGATCGGAGGGCGCGGCGCGACTGCTCGCGCTCAAGGTGATCCGCGCGTCGCTCGAGCGCGACGCGGGCTTCGCCGAGATGTTCATGCGCGAGGGCGCGGTCGCGCTCGGGCTGCGGCATCCGAACGTCTGCCACGTGTACCGGTTCGGCGTGGAGAGCGGGCACGCGTACCTCGCGATGGAGCTCGTGGCGGGCACGAGCGTGCGCGAGCTGATCGTGTACGCGCGCAAGACGCGCACGAGGATCCCGCCGCACGTCGCGGCGAAGATCGCGTCGAGCGTCGCGGAGGCGCTGCACTCGGCGCACGTCGCGCGCGACGAGCGAGGGCGCGCGCTCGAGGTCGTCCATCAGGACGTTTCGCCGCACAACGTGATGGTCGCGTGGGACGGCACGGTGAAGCTGCTCGACTTCGGGGTCGCGCAGTCGTCGCTGGAGACCACGCGCGACGATCCTGCGAAGGACACGGCGAGCGACACCGACGGGCACACGATCGTGCGCGGCAAGCTCGCGTATCTCTCGCCCGAGCAGTGCACGGGCGCGAAGATCGACGCGCGCTCCGACGTGTTCTCGCTCGGCATCGTGCTGCACGAGATGCTCACGGGAGAGCGCATCTTCCGGCGCGACGGGCCCGCGGCGACGATGCGCGCGATCGCGGTCGAGCCGCTGAAGGACGACGCGTTCGCAGGGATCCCCGCGGGCCTCGCGCGCGTGCTGGTGAAGGCGCTCGCGCGCTCTCCGCGTCATCGCTACGCGAGCGCCGCGGAGATGCAGGAGGATCTCGAGCGCTACCTCGCGGACGAGCGGATGGTCGTGACGTCCGCGAAGATCGCGACCGCGCTGCAGCAGATCGTCGGCGATGCGTACGGGCGCCCGCCGGAGCTCGATGCGCGGCCGGAGGTCGTCGCAGCGCTCCCGGAGCCGCGCGCTGACGCGACGGCACTGCCGTTCCCGCTGGTGCGCGAAAGGGCACCGGCGCGCGGATCGCGCGTGGCGTGGGTGATCGCTGCGCTCGCGGTGATCGCGCTCGTCGCGATGGGCGTGGTGACGACGATGCGCGCGGGGAGCGTCGAGCCGCGTGCGGTGGAGGTGGCGCCGGTCGCGGCGCCGCCGAGCGAGCCGATCGTGGTGGAGGAGCCGGCGGCCGTCGCGCCGGAGGTGGTGGAGCCCGCGCCCGTGGAGGTCGCGCCCGCAGCGCCAGCGCACGTCGAGCCGCCCGCGGCGCAGGCGGAGACCGAGTCGGTGTCGGCCGCGCGAGAGCGGCGTCGTGCGGAGCGGGCGCGCCGTCGCGCGTCGGTCCCGACGACGCCGGGGGGCTTCGTGGAGGATCCGGGGTTCTAG
- a CDS encoding acyl-CoA dehydrogenase yields MSQAQNRYKADLRELQFLVFEQFGLRDLLSKEPFAAWGEDEVRMVLDETYKFATEVLGPLNGVGDREKCKLIDGKVKTPTGFPEAWKKLYEAGWRQLSGSEEFGGQGAPRTLQVLVEEMFSGANVAFMMYPGLSLGAAELIDHCGTDEQRKLFASRMYGGKWGGTMCLTEPHAGSDVGAARTTAKALPDGTYKIQGTKIFISGGDHDCADNIVHLVLARIDGAEAGTKGLSLFIVPKYRVDASGNLGQPNDVKVASIEHKMGINGSATCVMQFGEEDSCVGVLVGGVPHQGMKQMFQMMNYARIGVGIQGLAIAGAAYLSALEYAKDRKQGSSITAWKDPTAPRVAIIDHPDVRRMLLGMKAKVEGIRALIVKLSMHQDRATALGGKNDEQAAYHQGQVELLTPIVKAYASDQAFRVCEDAIQVYGGAGYCQDYPVEQYLRDSKIFSIYEGTNHIQALDLVGRKLGQAGGKHTQEFFADIGKFVSAKQEDAVLGASVKNLAKAQEAVGSAAFQFLGWFKGGEMAKVPLNANRFLEMMSELAVGWLLLEGAAIASDAQSKLTKDQKDWFFYEGKKQAAIFYAQNVLPEVVAKAKMLGNGDKSALEIPDEAFATV; encoded by the coding sequence ATGTCGCAGGCCCAGAATCGGTACAAGGCGGACCTTCGCGAGCTCCAGTTCCTGGTCTTCGAGCAGTTCGGCCTCCGTGACCTACTCTCGAAGGAGCCGTTCGCGGCGTGGGGCGAGGACGAGGTCCGCATGGTCCTCGACGAGACCTACAAGTTCGCGACCGAGGTGCTGGGCCCGCTGAACGGCGTCGGCGACCGCGAGAAGTGCAAGCTGATCGACGGCAAGGTGAAGACCCCGACGGGCTTCCCCGAGGCGTGGAAGAAGCTGTACGAGGCGGGCTGGCGACAGCTCTCGGGCAGCGAGGAGTTCGGCGGACAGGGCGCGCCGCGCACGCTGCAGGTCCTCGTCGAGGAGATGTTCAGCGGCGCGAACGTCGCGTTCATGATGTACCCCGGCCTGTCGCTCGGCGCGGCGGAGCTCATCGATCACTGCGGCACCGACGAGCAGCGCAAGCTGTTCGCGTCGCGCATGTACGGCGGCAAGTGGGGCGGCACGATGTGCCTCACGGAGCCGCACGCGGGCTCGGACGTCGGCGCGGCGCGCACGACGGCGAAGGCGCTGCCCGACGGCACGTACAAGATCCAGGGCACGAAGATCTTCATCTCGGGCGGCGATCACGACTGCGCCGACAACATCGTGCACCTCGTCCTCGCGCGCATCGACGGCGCGGAGGCGGGCACGAAGGGCCTCTCGCTCTTCATCGTGCCGAAGTACCGCGTCGACGCGAGCGGCAACCTCGGTCAGCCGAACGACGTCAAGGTCGCGAGCATCGAGCACAAGATGGGCATCAACGGCTCGGCGACCTGCGTGATGCAGTTCGGCGAGGAGGACAGCTGCGTCGGCGTCCTGGTCGGCGGCGTGCCGCACCAGGGCATGAAGCAGATGTTCCAGATGATGAACTACGCGCGCATCGGCGTGGGCATCCAGGGCCTCGCGATCGCGGGCGCGGCGTACCTCTCGGCGCTCGAGTACGCGAAGGATCGCAAGCAGGGCTCGAGCATCACGGCGTGGAAGGACCCGACCGCGCCGCGCGTCGCGATCATCGATCACCCCGACGTGCGCCGCATGCTCCTCGGCATGAAGGCGAAGGTCGAGGGCATCCGCGCGCTGATCGTGAAGCTCTCGATGCACCAGGACCGCGCGACCGCGCTCGGCGGCAAGAACGACGAGCAGGCCGCTTACCACCAGGGCCAGGTCGAGCTGCTCACGCCGATCGTGAAGGCGTACGCGAGCGATCAGGCGTTCCGCGTCTGCGAGGACGCGATCCAGGTCTACGGCGGCGCGGGCTACTGCCAGGACTACCCCGTCGAGCAGTACCTCCGCGACTCGAAGATCTTCTCGATCTACGAGGGCACGAACCACATCCAGGCGCTCGACCTCGTGGGCCGCAAGCTCGGCCAGGCGGGCGGCAAGCACACGCAGGAGTTCTTCGCGGACATCGGCAAGTTCGTCTCGGCGAAGCAGGAGGACGCGGTCCTCGGCGCGTCGGTGAAGAACCTCGCGAAGGCGCAGGAGGCCGTGGGCAGCGCGGCGTTCCAGTTCCTCGGCTGGTTCAAGGGCGGCGAGATGGCGAAGGTGCCGCTCAACGCGAACCGCTTCCTCGAGATGATGAGCGAGCTCGCGGTCGGCTGGCTGCTGCTCGAGGGCGCGGCGATCGCGTCCGACGCGCAGAGCAAGCTGACGAAGGACCAGAAGGACTGGTTCTTCTACGAGGGGAAGAAGCAGGCCGCGATCTTCTACGCGCAGAACGTGCTGCCCGAGGTCGTCGCGAAGGCGAAGATGCTCGGCAACGGCGACAAGAGCGCGCTGGAGATTCCGGACGAGGCGTTCGCGACCGTGTGA
- a CDS encoding GDSL-type esterase/lipase family protein has protein sequence MIARCVVPLIALAIGCGAADADERGSSMPLAPTSPGELARAALDDLPDRPTDGLTGDLVLEDPSGHALDALHAALARAARGEHTARLSFYGGSHTASDLYTGVIRARLQQHFGDAGHGFVLAMPPIDRYWQQGVRIADAEGWTMLQPSSKRMGVEHYGLAGMAFEATEPAWADVETEHGASASRIEIMYLRQPGGGALEVEIDGEPSRALDTASDTIAPAIERIEVPLGSHRVSLRTRGSAPVRVFGVVLERDRPGVIVDQLAIAGAKARHQLLWDEGTWSALWAPRPPDLIALSYGNNELDDHHLAFAQHEQHFVDVLERLRRHSPGASCLVIGPSERQVRGERGEWKRPGALPLFVAMQRRVAHANGCAFVDVLAWQGGPGAVERWLAADPPLERDDRMHFTEQGYRRLGADLLRVLLAGMAAEPS, from the coding sequence GTGATCGCGCGCTGTGTCGTTCCGCTGATCGCGCTCGCGATCGGATGTGGCGCCGCGGACGCCGACGAGCGCGGGTCGAGCATGCCGCTCGCGCCCACGTCGCCGGGTGAGCTCGCGCGCGCCGCGCTCGACGATCTCCCCGATCGGCCGACGGACGGGCTCACCGGCGATCTCGTGCTCGAGGACCCGAGCGGTCACGCGCTCGACGCGCTCCATGCCGCGCTCGCGCGCGCCGCGCGCGGCGAGCACACCGCGCGGCTCTCGTTCTACGGCGGCTCGCACACCGCGAGCGATCTCTACACCGGCGTGATCCGCGCCCGGCTGCAGCAGCACTTCGGCGATGCGGGCCACGGCTTCGTGCTCGCGATGCCGCCGATCGATCGCTACTGGCAGCAGGGCGTGCGCATCGCCGACGCCGAGGGCTGGACGATGCTGCAGCCCTCGAGCAAGCGCATGGGCGTCGAGCACTACGGGCTCGCGGGCATGGCGTTCGAGGCGACCGAGCCCGCGTGGGCCGACGTCGAGACCGAGCACGGCGCGAGCGCGTCGCGCATCGAGATCATGTACCTGCGCCAGCCCGGCGGCGGCGCGCTCGAGGTGGAGATCGACGGTGAGCCCTCGCGCGCGCTCGACACTGCGAGCGACACGATCGCGCCTGCGATCGAGCGCATCGAGGTGCCGTTGGGATCGCATCGCGTCTCGCTGCGCACGCGCGGCAGCGCGCCGGTGCGCGTCTTCGGCGTGGTGCTCGAGCGCGATCGGCCGGGCGTGATCGTCGATCAGCTCGCGATCGCCGGCGCGAAGGCGCGCCATCAGCTGCTCTGGGACGAGGGGACGTGGAGCGCGCTGTGGGCGCCGCGCCCGCCCGACCTGATCGCGCTCTCGTACGGCAACAACGAGCTCGACGATCACCACCTCGCGTTCGCGCAGCACGAGCAGCACTTCGTCGACGTGCTCGAGCGGCTGCGCAGGCACTCGCCGGGCGCGTCGTGCCTCGTGATCGGGCCCTCGGAGCGGCAGGTGCGCGGTGAGCGCGGCGAGTGGAAGCGCCCGGGCGCGCTGCCGCTCTTCGTCGCGATGCAGCGGCGGGTCGCGCACGCGAACGGCTGCGCGTTCGTCGACGTGCTCGCGTGGCAGGGCGGACCGGGCGCGGTGGAGCGCTGGCTCGCGGCCGATCCGCCGCTCGAGCGCGACGATCGCATGCACTTCACCGAGCAGGGATATCGACGGCTCGGGGCCGATCTGCTGCGCGTGCTGCTCGCGGGAATGGCCGCCGAGCCGAGCTGA
- the aroC gene encoding chorismate synthase, giving the protein MPGSSFGQAFRVTTAGESHGPGNVVIVDGCPPGLALSEEDLRPDLARRKPGQSVLTTQRMESDEPEILSGVYEGRTTGTPIAILVRNTDQRSKDYASIAEVYRPGHADYTYDAKYGFRDPRGGGRSSARETVARVAAGAIAKKLIHEAFGGRVIAYVKQVGDVVAKIDDPASVTLAQVETLPDGSPNLVRCPDPDAAARMVSLIDEVRRDLDSIGGVSEIVATNVPAGLGEPVFDKLRADLGKALFSLPAVLGVEFGSGFASARMRGSAHNDVFLAAARETSPPDVPTLRTASNRHGGMLGGISSGMPIVMRAAIKPTSSLAREQDTADVHGRAATLRTKGRHDPCLLPRFPPIGEAMVAIVLADHWLRWTGSRRVSSST; this is encoded by the coding sequence ATGCCGGGCTCGAGCTTCGGACAGGCGTTCCGCGTCACCACCGCGGGCGAGTCGCACGGACCGGGGAACGTCGTGATCGTCGACGGATGTCCCCCCGGTCTCGCGCTGAGCGAGGAGGATCTCCGCCCCGATCTCGCGCGCCGCAAGCCCGGCCAGAGCGTGCTGACCACGCAGCGCATGGAGAGCGACGAGCCGGAGATCCTGAGCGGCGTCTACGAGGGGCGCACCACCGGCACGCCGATCGCGATCCTCGTGCGCAACACCGATCAGCGCAGCAAGGACTACGCGTCGATCGCCGAGGTCTATCGCCCCGGCCACGCCGACTACACCTACGACGCGAAGTACGGCTTCCGCGATCCGCGCGGCGGTGGTCGCTCGAGCGCGCGCGAGACGGTGGCGCGCGTCGCTGCGGGCGCGATCGCGAAGAAGCTGATCCACGAAGCGTTCGGCGGTCGCGTGATCGCGTACGTGAAGCAGGTCGGCGACGTCGTCGCGAAGATCGACGATCCGGCGAGCGTCACGCTGGCCCAGGTCGAGACGCTGCCCGATGGATCGCCGAACCTCGTGCGCTGCCCCGATCCCGACGCGGCGGCGCGCATGGTCTCGCTCATCGACGAGGTGCGCCGCGATCTCGACTCGATCGGCGGCGTGTCGGAGATCGTCGCGACGAACGTGCCCGCGGGGCTCGGCGAGCCGGTCTTCGACAAGCTGCGCGCCGATCTCGGCAAGGCGCTCTTCTCGTTGCCCGCGGTGCTCGGCGTGGAGTTCGGCAGCGGGTTCGCGAGCGCCCGCATGCGCGGCAGCGCGCACAACGACGTGTTCCTCGCGGCGGCGCGCGAGACCTCGCCGCCCGACGTGCCGACGCTGCGCACCGCGAGCAACCGTCACGGCGGGATGCTCGGTGGCATCTCGAGCGGGATGCCGATCGTGATGCGCGCCGCGATCAAGCCGACGAGCTCGCTCGCGCGCGAGCAGGACACCGCGGACGTGCACGGACGCGCCGCGACGCTGCGCACGAAGGGACGACACGACCCGTGTCTGCTCCCGCGCTTTCCTCCGATCGGCGAGGCGATGGTCGCGATCGTGCTCGCGGATCACTGGCTGCGCTGGACCGGCTCCCGGCGGGTGTCGTCGTCGACGTGA